The following are encoded together in the Fibrobacter sp. UWEL genome:
- the dusA gene encoding tRNA dihydrouridine(20/20a) synthase DusA — protein MNIDFNRRLSIAPMLDCTDRHERYFLRLISKHVLLYSEMVVTHALLHAKPEMFLGHEEFEYPAVLQLGGSNPADLAKCSKMVEAAGFQEVNLNCGCPSDRVQSGSFGACLMKDKNLVADCFKAMQDAVSIPVSIKCRIGVDEFDSWDFFRDFVGTIADAGCKYFIIHARKAWLKGLSPKENREVPPLHYEFVHKLKAEMPQLNIAINGGIRSMDQVLAHLNGDPTSAGTGVALDGVMVGREPYENPWFLHDADQRVFGDCHSPLDGESSIPKTRKAVLEAYLPYVEKQFAEGCPATILVKHIYGLFAGLPGARKFRQMLSEGAPRAKNYGGPAELIRKAMELVDETAYI, from the coding sequence ATGAACATCGATTTCAACCGCAGATTGTCCATTGCCCCGATGCTTGATTGCACCGACCGCCACGAACGCTATTTTCTACGTTTGATTTCTAAGCATGTTTTGTTGTACAGCGAAATGGTGGTGACTCACGCCCTGCTCCACGCCAAGCCCGAGATGTTCCTAGGGCACGAGGAATTCGAATACCCCGCCGTGCTGCAGCTGGGCGGAAGCAATCCCGCCGATTTGGCCAAGTGCAGCAAGATGGTAGAAGCCGCAGGATTCCAGGAAGTGAACCTGAATTGCGGTTGTCCCTCGGATCGCGTGCAGAGCGGAAGCTTTGGGGCTTGCCTCATGAAGGACAAGAACCTGGTGGCCGACTGCTTCAAGGCCATGCAGGATGCCGTCAGCATCCCCGTTTCCATCAAGTGCCGCATCGGCGTCGATGAATTCGACAGCTGGGACTTTTTCCGCGATTTCGTCGGCACCATCGCTGACGCTGGCTGCAAGTACTTTATTATTCACGCCCGCAAGGCCTGGCTGAAGGGACTTTCGCCCAAGGAGAACCGCGAAGTTCCTCCCCTGCATTATGAATTTGTCCATAAGCTGAAGGCAGAAATGCCCCAGCTGAACATCGCCATCAACGGCGGCATCCGCAGCATGGACCAGGTGCTAGCTCATCTGAACGGCGACCCCACTTCTGCTGGCACGGGTGTGGCGCTGGATGGCGTCATGGTGGGTCGCGAACCCTATGAAAATCCCTGGTTCCTGCACGACGCCGACCAACGCGTGTTTGGAGATTGTCATTCCCCGCTCGACGGGGAATCTAGCATTCCCAAAACAAGAAAAGCAGTCCTAGAAGCCTACCTCCCCTACGTGGAAAAACAGTTCGCCGAAGGCTGCCCCGCCACCATCTTGGTAAAGCACATCTACGGACTCTTCGCAGGCCTCCCCGGCGCCCGTAAGTTCCGCCAGATGCTCAGCGAAGGCGCCCCCCGCGCCAAAAACTACGGTGGCCCCGCAGAACTGATCCGCAAGGCCATGGAATTGGTGGACGAAACTGCTTACATTTAG
- the argF gene encoding ornithine carbamoyltransferase, with protein MIDRSKHFLRLADWSEERILETVAIASRLKKEVHAGQVSDRLHGQNIGMFFEKPSLRTITTFQVGMNQLGGHAVLLSPDSIGLGKRESIKDVARCLSRWVNALVVRCFKQDLVEQLAEYGSIPVVNALTDDYHPCQAIAFAQMIEENLGGMKGKTVAFIGDGNNVANSFLALCSKVGMNFTLACPKGFEQPAKVIEEAQADFKRHGCQYRVFNDPKEAVKDADILYSDVWVSMGQEGQKDSKTNHFLPFRIDDELLKYAPSHVKVSHCLPAHRGDEITDEVMDNLDINMSYEEAENRLHAHKAVLWQVMKPTSEFGK; from the coding sequence ATGATTGATCGCAGCAAGCACTTCCTCCGCCTCGCCGACTGGAGCGAAGAAAGAATTCTCGAAACCGTAGCCATCGCTTCCCGCCTGAAAAAGGAAGTCCATGCAGGCCAGGTCTCCGACCGTCTTCACGGCCAGAACATCGGTATGTTCTTCGAAAAGCCGTCTCTGCGAACTATCACTACTTTCCAGGTGGGCATGAACCAGCTGGGTGGCCACGCCGTGCTGCTTTCCCCGGACTCCATCGGTCTTGGCAAGCGCGAATCCATCAAGGACGTTGCTCGCTGCCTCTCCCGCTGGGTGAACGCTCTCGTTGTCCGCTGCTTCAAGCAGGACCTGGTGGAACAGCTGGCTGAATATGGTTCCATTCCCGTTGTGAACGCCCTGACCGACGACTACCACCCCTGCCAGGCTATCGCCTTCGCCCAGATGATCGAAGAAAATCTCGGCGGCATGAAGGGCAAGACTGTAGCCTTCATCGGCGACGGCAACAATGTTGCAAACTCTTTCCTCGCCCTCTGCTCCAAGGTGGGCATGAACTTTACTCTGGCTTGCCCCAAGGGTTTCGAACAGCCCGCTAAGGTGATCGAAGAAGCTCAGGCTGACTTCAAGCGTCACGGCTGCCAGTACCGCGTATTTAACGACCCCAAGGAAGCTGTCAAGGATGCCGACATCCTTTATAGCGACGTCTGGGTGAGCATGGGTCAGGAAGGTCAGAAGGATTCCAAGACCAACCACTTCTTGCCGTTCCGCATCGACGACGAACTCTTGAAGTACGCACCGTCTCATGTGAAGGTTTCCCACTGCCTGCCCGCACACCGCGGCGACGAAATCACCGACGAAGTGATGGACAACCTGGACATCAACATGAGCTACGAAGAAGCCGAAAACCGCTTGCACGCTCACAAGGCTGTGCTGTGGCAGGTAATGAAACCGACTAGCGAATTCGGTAAATAA
- the infC gene encoding translation initiation factor IF-3, which translates to MALQPPRGRQMPNRQSDGTRINEDIRISPIRLVKEDGEAVVIETSKALQMAKEAGLDLVEVSPNAKPPVCKIINYGKYKFEQVKKAKAAKAKQHVVKLKEIKMHPKTAENDYLYRIKQASEFLQDGMKVKLIMQFRGREMAHMDYGKRLMERAKEELAAYGELEMDSRVEGNTMLSIYSPKRGAGTAKKQDQAPKPVTVPEAAGEA; encoded by the coding sequence TTGGCGTTACAACCACCCCGCGGCCGTCAAATGCCCAACCGTCAGAGCGACGGCACTCGTATTAACGAAGATATTCGCATTAGCCCCATCCGTCTTGTTAAGGAAGATGGTGAAGCTGTGGTTATTGAAACTTCCAAGGCTCTCCAGATGGCAAAAGAAGCCGGACTGGACCTGGTGGAAGTCTCTCCCAACGCAAAGCCGCCCGTATGTAAGATCATCAACTACGGCAAGTACAAGTTCGAACAGGTGAAGAAGGCTAAGGCCGCCAAGGCCAAGCAGCATGTGGTGAAGCTTAAGGAAATTAAGATGCACCCGAAGACTGCAGAAAACGATTATCTGTACCGTATCAAGCAGGCCAGCGAATTCCTTCAGGATGGTATGAAGGTGAAGCTGATTATGCAGTTCCGTGGCCGCGAAATGGCTCACATGGACTACGGTAAGCGCCTTATGGAACGTGCCAAGGAAGAATTGGCCGCCTATGGCGAACTGGAAATGGACTCTCGAGTCGAAGGCAACACCATGCTTTCTATCTACAGTCCTAAACGTGGTGCTGGCACTGCAAAGAAGCAGGACCAGGCACCGAAGCCCGTAACCGTGCCCGAGGCAGCAGGTGAGGCTTAA
- a CDS encoding pitrilysin family protein, translating to MKQIIKQTSLPNGITIITDYMPHAYSVALGAWLPRGSRHEAKEEFGLSHFYEHLVFKGTENRSALEIARSIEDRGGNLEAYTTRQETGFYAQVESGDAALAIDVIADMLMNPRFEKKEMEKERKVIIEEIHSYDDIPEEIVGDVFNAIQYKGCGIAHSITGTVKEVKALTHKQMLAYEEQVLNQFPIYVCAAGKVDHDTLVELCVQKFAKKKSGLILPEDRYKANSSVKVVQKQDITQSNLFWGMSFDNALLDEKGRCALSIFNVAMGAGMASRLFQKIREDKGLAYSVYSTADLYRDCADWGVALATEPHQLQMALELSVKETQKFLKKGFMKDELERTKANILGSLHLGADNPEKRVIRLAEQILHIGTINPMDKTEKVLKTITEEEVHQITKDIFNSAKYSAAVVEPKSKKKTELPVDFF from the coding sequence ATGAAACAGATTATTAAGCAGACTAGCCTCCCCAACGGAATTACCATCATTACCGACTATATGCCCCACGCCTATTCCGTGGCTCTGGGCGCATGGCTCCCCCGGGGAAGCAGGCACGAGGCCAAGGAAGAATTTGGTCTCTCCCACTTTTACGAACATCTCGTATTCAAAGGAACCGAAAATCGTTCCGCCCTTGAAATTGCCCGTTCCATCGAGGATCGCGGCGGCAATCTGGAAGCTTACACCACCCGCCAGGAAACAGGCTTTTACGCCCAGGTGGAAAGCGGTGACGCAGCTCTGGCCATCGACGTCATTGCAGACATGCTCATGAATCCTCGCTTCGAAAAGAAGGAGATGGAGAAGGAGCGCAAGGTCATCATCGAGGAAATCCACAGCTACGACGACATTCCCGAAGAAATCGTTGGTGACGTTTTTAACGCTATCCAGTACAAGGGCTGCGGCATTGCCCATTCCATCACCGGAACCGTGAAGGAAGTAAAGGCCCTGACACACAAGCAGATGCTGGCTTACGAGGAACAAGTCCTGAACCAGTTCCCCATTTACGTCTGTGCCGCCGGCAAAGTGGATCACGATACCCTGGTGGAACTGTGCGTTCAGAAATTTGCCAAGAAGAAATCTGGCCTCATTCTCCCCGAGGATCGCTACAAGGCAAATTCCAGCGTGAAGGTGGTGCAGAAGCAAGACATTACCCAGTCCAACCTTTTCTGGGGTATGAGTTTCGACAACGCCCTGCTGGACGAAAAGGGACGTTGCGCCCTTTCCATCTTCAATGTGGCCATGGGCGCAGGTATGGCCAGCCGCTTATTCCAGAAAATTCGCGAGGATAAAGGCCTTGCCTATTCCGTCTATTCCACCGCAGACCTGTATCGGGATTGCGCCGACTGGGGCGTAGCTCTAGCTACGGAACCTCACCAGCTACAGATGGCCCTGGAACTTTCCGTAAAGGAAACCCAGAAATTCCTGAAGAAGGGCTTCATGAAGGACGAACTGGAAAGGACTAAGGCCAACATTCTGGGAAGCCTCCACCTGGGTGCGGACAATCCAGAAAAGCGCGTTATTCGCCTGGCAGAACAGATCCTGCACATCGGAACCATCAACCCGATGGACAAGACCGAAAAAGTCCTGAAGACCATTACCGAAGAGGAAGTCCACCAGATTACTAAGGATATCTTCAACAGCGCCAAGTACTCCGCCGCCGTGGTGGAACCCAAGAGCAAGAAGAAGACAGAACTGCCTGTAGATTTTTTCTAG
- a CDS encoding FISUMP domain-containing protein — protein MKWFLVVLASLFLWGCYSDDETVLYTVGFQGEYGSFVDSRDGETYKTVVIGDQEWMAENLRYNVPEDSQFYSWTKAIVACPDGWHLPTTEEWNELVEFASRDGAAFFALAEEDGFEGYVGSNSTGFSAKAVPFVQNYGTVGFFPDRIRYWSFEEGEWLGFLWSGTYVRFGNKKVETDQIGYYDAYKYPVRCIKGKAPERSDAYYSLLRSSSSFRSSSSSSVKDLSSSSSSEEYSCSSSEASSSSVVEESSSSLFPASSSTLVFVDPSEVVRDSFVDARDGQVYKSVKIGDQTWMAENLNFAVDSSFCYNDEPDNCEKYGRLYQWSAAMDSVGTFSETAKGCGYNVLCDSLGTARGVCPEGWHIPTEDEAAILLGSVDKTVSEGAEVEYAKGNELKSALDWDGEMDAYGFGALPSGIRAQNGNYSYLGSTGNLWLASPAVNNHVKENALIFAIGDYYGSLRYSSNKSHGIAVRCLKD, from the coding sequence ATGAAGTGGTTTTTAGTTGTGTTGGCCTCCCTCTTCTTATGGGGATGCTATAGTGACGACGAAACGGTCCTTTACACGGTTGGTTTTCAGGGGGAATACGGCTCCTTTGTAGATAGTCGTGATGGCGAAACCTACAAGACCGTTGTCATTGGCGATCAGGAATGGATGGCCGAGAATTTAAGATATAACGTGCCTGAGGATAGCCAATTTTACAGTTGGACCAAAGCCATTGTGGCGTGTCCGGATGGATGGCATTTGCCCACCACGGAAGAATGGAATGAACTTGTGGAATTTGCGTCCCGTGACGGCGCGGCCTTTTTTGCTTTGGCGGAAGAGGATGGCTTTGAGGGGTACGTAGGTTCCAATTCAACGGGTTTTTCTGCCAAGGCGGTTCCTTTCGTGCAAAATTATGGCACGGTAGGTTTTTTCCCCGATCGTATTCGCTATTGGTCGTTTGAAGAAGGGGAATGGCTGGGGTTCCTCTGGTCGGGAACCTATGTTCGTTTTGGCAACAAAAAAGTTGAGACGGACCAGATTGGCTATTACGATGCCTATAAGTATCCTGTTCGATGCATTAAGGGTAAGGCTCCCGAAAGAAGCGACGCCTATTATTCGTTGTTGCGTTCTTCATCTTCGTTCCGTTCGTCTAGCTCGTCCAGCGTTAAGGACTTGAGTTCCAGCAGTTCCTCTGAGGAGTATTCCTGTAGTTCCTCCGAGGCGTCCTCCAGTAGCGTTGTAGAGGAATCGTCTAGCAGTTTATTCCCCGCAAGCTCAAGTACGCTTGTATTTGTAGATCCGTCGGAAGTAGTGCGTGATTCTTTTGTGGATGCAAGAGATGGACAAGTTTATAAATCCGTAAAGATTGGCGATCAGACTTGGATGGCGGAAAACCTGAACTTTGCTGTGGATTCAAGTTTCTGTTATAATGATGAACCGGATAATTGCGAAAAATATGGCCGCCTGTATCAGTGGTCTGCCGCAATGGATTCCGTTGGAACATTTAGCGAAACTGCAAAGGGATGTGGTTATAATGTCTTGTGCGACTCTCTTGGAACGGCCCGTGGGGTGTGTCCCGAAGGTTGGCATATTCCCACGGAGGATGAAGCTGCTATCCTGCTGGGTTCTGTGGATAAGACCGTCTCTGAAGGCGCTGAGGTGGAGTACGCAAAGGGCAACGAATTGAAATCTGCCCTGGACTGGGATGGCGAAATGGATGCCTATGGCTTTGGGGCTCTGCCTTCGGGAATTCGTGCCCAGAATGGAAATTACTCCTATTTGGGCTCGACGGGGAATTTATGGTTGGCAAGCCCGGCCGTGAATAATCATGTGAAGGAAAATGCCCTGATCTTTGCAATCGGGGATTACTATGGGTCGTTGCGCTATAGTTCAAATAAATCCCACGGCATTGCCGTGAGATGCTTGAAAGATTAA
- a CDS encoding TonB family protein has translation MKIQNIVKITLVAALVGLVLACAPTSNSTPPVSQNDVNVPSTEQPSSVPADSSSDSRINRSKTEIQEVIKLDTYNRFRVIYNQFLKKRPGFGGKIVLQFKIMSDGTVEDVSVLSSTTGYEEFDAAIAEDMGQWTFASGNYKNAKVTIPFTFYE, from the coding sequence GTGAAAATACAGAATATTGTGAAGATTACATTGGTTGCTGCCCTTGTGGGGCTGGTTCTGGCATGCGCACCGACGTCAAATTCTACACCCCCAGTTTCTCAAAACGATGTGAATGTTCCTTCCACGGAGCAACCCTCCTCCGTGCCTGCGGATTCTTCCAGTGATTCTCGCATAAATAGGTCGAAGACTGAAATTCAAGAAGTGATAAAGCTTGACACTTATAATCGCTTTCGCGTCATTTATAACCAGTTCCTAAAAAAGCGCCCGGGCTTTGGCGGAAAGATTGTATTGCAGTTTAAAATTATGTCCGACGGCACTGTAGAGGATGTTTCTGTCCTGAGCTCAACCACCGGGTATGAGGAATTTGACGCCGCTATTGCAGAAGACATGGGCCAATGGACCTTTGCAAGTGGAAACTACAAAAACGCCAAGGTCACAATACCATTCACCTTCTACGAATAA
- a CDS encoding GGDEF domain-containing protein produces the protein MDSSLMCIYIANVFGAVLLAVVAAGNFWKLPRKNVESVALMTMLILGFLNCVVDPIVFTAEGKSGDTARYINIIGNTWLYGSNMFCSTLWFVFLSQHICGGVSKLHKAILKVIVGLGTIGIFVNLICPFAFSIDEHNVYQRLWGYWAYTIIDYGITMDSIVVYFWSRMRNGILKYFPIWVYFFPLMLGTLAQTIFYGVSTISAGLAIAIAGIFSSLQNELIFRDRLTGLYNRVYLDFHLNLFSRKRRNVMTGMMLDLNSFKKINDDYGHSVGDRALIAMADILQKSIRNYGVAIRYAGDEFIILLNTQDQNISERVIHEIQYRLEKFNQNTKEPFRLSTSIGEGLLDLKKDTMDSFINSIDHAMYENKKSYYATCSENDRRHR, from the coding sequence ATGGATTCGTCCTTAATGTGTATATACATTGCCAACGTTTTCGGTGCAGTTCTTCTGGCCGTTGTTGCTGCTGGCAATTTCTGGAAACTCCCCCGCAAGAATGTTGAAAGCGTTGCCCTGATGACGATGCTGATCCTCGGTTTCCTGAACTGCGTTGTGGACCCCATCGTTTTTACCGCGGAAGGAAAAAGCGGAGACACCGCTAGATACATAAACATCATTGGAAACACCTGGCTTTACGGTTCCAATATGTTCTGCTCCACTCTGTGGTTCGTCTTCCTTTCCCAGCATATTTGCGGTGGCGTATCCAAGCTTCATAAGGCCATCCTAAAGGTGATTGTAGGGCTGGGAACCATCGGTATTTTTGTAAATCTCATCTGTCCCTTCGCCTTCTCCATTGATGAACATAATGTTTACCAGCGCCTGTGGGGCTACTGGGCCTATACCATCATTGACTACGGCATTACCATGGACAGTATCGTGGTCTACTTCTGGAGTCGCATGCGTAACGGCATCCTGAAGTACTTCCCCATCTGGGTCTATTTCTTCCCCCTGATGTTGGGCACTCTTGCCCAGACGATTTTCTATGGCGTTTCAACCATTTCTGCAGGCCTTGCCATTGCTATTGCCGGGATTTTCTCAAGCTTACAGAACGAACTGATCTTCAGGGACAGACTGACGGGGCTCTACAACCGCGTGTACCTGGACTTCCACCTGAATTTGTTCTCACGAAAGCGCAGGAACGTCATGACTGGCATGATGCTGGACCTGAATTCCTTCAAGAAGATCAACGACGATTACGGCCATTCTGTAGGTGACCGAGCCCTCATCGCCATGGCGGACATCCTTCAGAAGTCCATCCGAAATTATGGCGTCGCCATCCGTTATGCAGGTGACGAATTTATCATTCTGCTGAACACCCAGGACCAGAATATTTCGGAACGTGTAATCCACGAAATTCAATATCGTCTGGAAAAGTTCAACCAGAATACCAAGGAACCCTTCAGGCTGTCCACCTCCATCGGTGAAGGACTGCTGGACCTGAAGAAAGACACCATGGACTCGTTCATCAATTCCATCGACCACGCCATGTACGAGAACAAGAAGTCCTATTACGCCACCTGCAGCGAAAACGACCGCCGCCACAGATAA
- a CDS encoding aspartoacylase: MSLINTIVVAGGTHGNERTGVSLVQKWMANPECYSALCKSAKVDLVLSNLEAMRLNRRYRDHDLNRAFSQTCLDVKAVPQQYEFRRAKELNEIYGPKGPNTKTDLILDVHNTGSNMGYCLILSARDPFCMRASAVLTQEFKNAWIYYQPEERSASPYFGTVAKADICIEIGPQHHGTLNALIFEESERLVKRYLELAEEWNRGELQKRPPIKVDVYTQWRDLGYPKPQGGGPIQAMIHPEVFGYDYRELREGDNLFRTFDGKDIPFKREPNDPEVLHPIFINEPAYYEKDIAMSLTVKTEEEW, encoded by the coding sequence ATGAGTTTGATTAATACCATAGTCGTTGCTGGCGGAACCCACGGCAACGAACGAACTGGTGTAAGCCTGGTCCAAAAATGGATGGCAAATCCGGAATGCTATAGCGCCTTGTGCAAGAGTGCCAAGGTGGATTTGGTGCTGTCCAATCTCGAAGCCATGCGCTTGAATCGTCGCTATCGCGACCATGATCTGAATCGTGCCTTCTCCCAGACATGTCTGGATGTGAAGGCGGTTCCCCAGCAGTACGAATTCCGTCGAGCCAAGGAACTGAACGAGATTTATGGCCCCAAGGGTCCCAATACAAAGACTGACCTGATTCTGGATGTCCACAATACGGGCTCCAACATGGGTTACTGCCTGATCCTTTCCGCCCGCGATCCGTTCTGCATGCGAGCCTCTGCGGTTTTGACCCAGGAATTCAAGAACGCCTGGATTTACTACCAGCCGGAAGAACGTTCTGCCTCTCCCTATTTTGGAACGGTAGCCAAGGCTGACATTTGCATTGAAATTGGCCCCCAGCATCACGGGACCTTGAACGCCCTGATTTTTGAAGAGTCGGAGCGTCTAGTCAAGCGTTATTTGGAACTTGCGGAAGAATGGAACCGCGGCGAACTGCAGAAGCGCCCGCCTATCAAGGTGGATGTGTACACCCAGTGGCGCGATCTTGGATATCCCAAGCCTCAGGGTGGCGGTCCTATCCAGGCCATGATCCATCCGGAAGTTTTCGGCTATGACTACCGGGAACTTCGTGAAGGGGACAATCTTTTCCGCACCTTTGATGGTAAGGACATTCCCTTTAAGAGAGAACCGAACGATCCGGAAGTTTTGCACCCGATTTTTATTAACGAACCCGCTTATTATGAGAAGGATATTGCCATGAGCCTCACCGTCAAGACTGAGGAAGAGTGGTAA
- the rpmI gene encoding 50S ribosomal protein L35 — protein MPKMKTHSGSKKRFRLTGSGHVKFKRAGMRHIQAKMTTKRKRNLRKGALVKKVDLYHVKRLLVVA, from the coding sequence ATGCCTAAGATGAAAACTCACAGCGGTTCCAAGAAGCGCTTCCGCCTGACCGGCTCCGGCCACGTCAAGTTCAAGCGCGCTGGTATGCGCCACATTCAAGCTAAGATGACTACTAAGCGTAAGCGTAACCTCCGTAAGGGCGCTCTCGTTAAGAAAGTTGATTTGTACCACGTCAAGCGTCTGCTTGTTGTAGCATAA
- a CDS encoding T9SS type A sorting domain-containing protein: MLLSKERSATADPTDATPQAPSASKSLNVVKHGSMLEVNYTLSQSAPAEIQLVSIKGKTIRMFSEHQSAGSHTAHFDLSNVPAGVYMVKAKAGSMNASKMIQLTK; encoded by the coding sequence ATGCTACTGTCCAAGGAACGTTCTGCAACAGCTGATCCTACCGATGCAACCCCGCAGGCACCTAGCGCAAGCAAGAGTTTAAACGTAGTCAAGCACGGTTCTATGCTGGAAGTAAACTACACATTGAGTCAGTCCGCTCCTGCAGAAATCCAGCTGGTATCCATCAAGGGCAAGACTATCCGCATGTTCAGCGAACATCAGAGCGCAGGAAGCCACACGGCTCACTTCGACCTCAGCAACGTTCCTGCAGGTGTGTACATGGTAAAGGCTAAGGCCGGTTCCATGAACGCAAGCAAGATGATCCAGCTAACGAAATAA
- a CDS encoding HAD hydrolase-like protein: protein MKLSNVVIPAPHQNPRKVSFDELLDQYDVFCFDGYGTLYNGGDFVYPGAHQMFDSLREAGKQMRLITNAASDVDSVLANAAVRRGFNFTEAETISSGSLLKYLAADLRDGKRVADGRPRKLDEVYYIGRQTGKNVLTACGITAVAPDHIPNEPIVAISSSKETAETYARAVELLKCPGAILLVLNSDAWAPKIDGSREPVSGALSERLRRDSMCEANGNEGCTTFYLGKPFPAIWEKLKTTIPAELFGGRKPRVIMMGDTLGTDVLGAHIAGFDSCLLVGRNQPAAELFEDQDYLGVTPNYYIE from the coding sequence ATGAAGCTGTCGAATGTTGTAATTCCGGCTCCTCATCAGAATCCTCGTAAAGTCTCTTTCGATGAATTGCTGGACCAGTATGACGTTTTCTGCTTTGACGGCTACGGCACCTTGTATAACGGCGGGGACTTTGTGTATCCCGGAGCCCATCAGATGTTTGACTCCCTGCGAGAAGCGGGCAAACAGATGAGGCTTATCACCAATGCGGCGTCTGACGTAGATAGCGTGCTGGCAAATGCCGCTGTCAGGCGCGGATTTAACTTTACGGAAGCCGAGACAATCTCGTCGGGAAGTCTGCTGAAGTATCTTGCGGCGGACCTGCGGGACGGCAAGCGCGTTGCCGACGGACGCCCTAGAAAGCTGGATGAAGTTTATTATATCGGACGACAAACTGGCAAGAATGTCTTGACTGCTTGCGGTATAACCGCGGTGGCGCCTGATCATATTCCCAACGAGCCTATTGTAGCCATCTCCTCCTCGAAGGAAACTGCGGAAACATACGCCCGTGCGGTGGAACTCCTGAAATGTCCCGGCGCCATTTTGCTGGTGCTGAATTCCGACGCCTGGGCCCCGAAAATTGATGGATCCCGTGAGCCTGTTTCTGGCGCCTTAAGTGAACGCCTCCGTCGTGATTCCATGTGCGAGGCCAACGGCAACGAAGGCTGCACAACCTTCTATTTGGGGAAACCTTTCCCTGCTATCTGGGAAAAACTCAAGACTACCATTCCCGCGGAATTATTTGGTGGCCGCAAGCCCCGAGTGATTATGATGGGAGATACCCTGGGTACGGATGTGCTGGGTGCCCATATTGCCGGTTTTGATAGTTGCCTCCTGGTAGGTCGTAACCAGCCGGCGGCTGAACTTTTTGAAGATCAGGACTACTTAGGAGTAACCCCTAATTACTACATTGAATAA
- the rplT gene encoding 50S ribosomal protein L20 — protein sequence MPRAKSRVPSRERRKNILKAAKGFYGRRKSNIRLAIDAVAHAGQYAYAHRRDKKGDFRSLWITRLNAAVREYGISYSQFIYKMSKANIKMNRKVLADMAVADPSAFAKVVEAVKAA from the coding sequence ATGCCACGCGCAAAATCCAGAGTTCCTTCCCGCGAACGCCGCAAAAATATCCTCAAGGCCGCTAAGGGCTTCTACGGTCGTCGCAAGTCCAACATTCGTCTTGCTATCGACGCAGTTGCTCACGCTGGTCAGTATGCCTACGCACACCGCCGCGACAAGAAGGGTGACTTCCGCTCTCTGTGGATCACTCGTCTGAACGCTGCAGTTCGTGAATACGGCATCAGCTACAGCCAGTTCATTTACAAGATGTCCAAGGCCAACATCAAGATGAACCGTAAGGTTCTCGCTGATATGGCAGTTGCAGATCCTTCTGCATTTGCTAAGGTCGTGGAAGCTGTGAAGGCTGCATAA
- a CDS encoding glycoside hydrolase family 9 protein, whose amino-acid sequence MGLFFVCIFLFVFWWIIYEKIYPSLEKEQRLAYIEKVIFILTKNVEQGSRESASTSKAQSLVTNKKMSANYNGLSFSLWEGSAWPPHFYDIGAQLSLLMFADVAKDITEKDINLPNTLGATWNYKEARQIVINRMNYLLGMNRWGLSMVVGVGDKNITAIVPL is encoded by the coding sequence GTGGGTCTCTTTTTTGTTTGTATCTTTCTATTTGTTTTTTGGTGGATCATTTATGAAAAAATTTACCCTTCTCTCGAAAAAGAACAACGTTTAGCCTATATTGAAAAAGTCATTTTCATTCTAACAAAGAACGTTGAACAGGGTAGCAGAGAAAGTGCCTCAACATCAAAGGCTCAGTCCTTGGTAACAAATAAAAAAATGTCTGCAAACTACAATGGACTTTCCTTTAGCCTGTGGGAAGGTTCTGCCTGGCCCCCCCACTTTTACGACATTGGAGCTCAATTAAGCCTGCTTATGTTTGCGGACGTCGCCAAGGATATTACCGAAAAGGATATCAACCTTCCCAACACTCTAGGTGCAACATGGAATTACAAAGAAGCTAGACAGATCGTTATCAATAGAATGAACTACCTGCTGGGAATGAACCGTTGGGGATTATCCATGGTTGTTGGCGTGGGTGACAAAAATATTACAGCTATCGTCCCCTTGTAG